The Podospora pseudopauciseta strain CBS 411.78 chromosome 2 map unlocalized CBS411.78m_2, whole genome shotgun sequence genome has a window encoding:
- the oca3 gene encoding Inositol phosphatase SIW14 (EggNog:ENOG503NW3W; COG:S; BUSCO:EOG09263R62), with translation MAPSLIRSPVQLPPAEALALSQQAPVVLQSSPSTVSSSALGSLFSATEKPELWIQYENLILSCLRIGDDRAAQECYDRLAARFGNNDRVKALGGLIKEAQAQNNGELEKVLKEYDQMLEENNTNLPIMKRRIALLRSMGRLSDAGSALVQLLDFSPTDSEAWSELSDLYFSQGLYPQAIYAMEEVLILAPNAWNVHARLGELQYMAATASGATGAPYQKQMAEAIKRFSRSIELCDNYLRGYYGLKLVTKRLLKDNAKPAKQSDDEDFSLPDSNTIERLNELATAKLAEIVRHSSAQDRGWRGYDAAEVAAARELLSEDAPSGMER, from the exons ATGGCACCGTCCCTCATCCGCTCGCCGGTCCAGCTGCCACCGGCCGAGGCATTGGCCCTCTCCCAGCAAGCTCCTGTCGTCCTCCAGAGCTCTCCGAGCACCGTGTCATCATCCGCCCTGGGTTCATTGTTTTCCGCCACTGAGAAGCCCGAGCTATGGATACAATACGAGAACTTGATTCTTTCCTGTCTCCGAATTGGCGACGACAGGGCGGCACAAGAATGCTACGATCGACTTGCTGCTCGTTTCGGAAACAATGACCGAGTCAAGGCGCTGGGAGGGCTCATCAAGGAGGCCCAGGCCCAAAATAATGGCGAGTTGGAAAAGGTTCTGAAGGAGTACGACCAGATGCTAGAGGAGAACAACACCAATCTC CCTATCATGAAGAGACGTATTGCCCTCCTTCGATCCATGGGCCGCCTCTCGGATGCGGGCTCAGCCCTGGTGCAGCTTCTTGATTTCTCCCCGACCGATTCCGAGGCTTGGTCTGAGCTGTCGGATCTCTACTTTTCTCAGGGGTTGTACCCACAAGCGATCTACGCCATGGAAGAGGTCCTGATCCTGGCTCCAAACGCATGGAAT GTACATGCCCGACTAGGCGAACTGCAATACATGGCCGCCACTGCTTCGGGTGCCACCGGTGCACCCTATCAGAAGCAGATGGCAGAGGCCATCAAGCGTTTCTCGCGCAGCATTGAGTTGTGCGACAATTATCTGCGAGGTTATTATGGCTTGAAACTG GTCACAAAGAGACTGTTGAAGGACAATGCCAAGCCGGCAAAGCagtctgatgatgaggacttCTCTCTCCCAGATTCCAACACCATTGAGCGGCTGAATGAACTGGCCACAGCCAAGTTGGCCGAGATTGTCCGACACAGCAGTGCGCAAGACCGCGGTTGGAGGGGGTACGATGCCGCCGAGGTTGCAGCAGCGCGGGAGCTCCTCTCCGAGGATGCGCCCTCGGGGATGGAGAGATGA
- the COQ10 gene encoding Coenzyme Q-binding protein coq10, mitochondrial (COG:I; EggNog:ENOG503P2RP) — protein sequence MRPSLRLRAAPLSRLSRRPLLLLPSQQQLSLLSPQSRQPPPLQSRKPQSRPHSRTFLTSLLPPLPTTAPLTTLSATKVLPYPPSEIYSLIADINSYHRFLPHCTHSLITSFTPKTNLPKTGDLTVGWGPITQSYTSRVYCIPCTTVEAVSGNASPTIPLDVLRKHGYETTEGDKKGLEGGVFESLCTKWTVREVKGGVTEVKLVVRFQFANPAVGLAVRAVADEMVGRMIRAFEGRAREVCGRGGRPQVGGCIGVATWGE from the coding sequence ATGCGCCCAAGCCTGCGACTACGAGCAGCCCCCCTTTCTCGCCTTTCTCGACGAcccttgctcctcctcccctcccaacaacaactatCATTATTATCGCCCCAATCccgacaaccacctcctctccagtCCCGAAAACCACAATCTCGCCCCCATTCAAGAAcattcctcacctccctcctcccccccctcccgacCACCGCCCCACTAACCACTCTCTCCGCAACCAAAGTCCTCCCTTACCCCCCCTCAGAAATCTACTCCCTAATCGCCGACATAAACTCCTACCACCGCTTCCTCCCTCACTGCACCCactccctcatcacctcttttacccccaaaaccaacctccccaaaaccGGCGACCTCACCGTCGGCTGGGGCCCCATCACCCAATCCTACACTTCCAGAGTGTACTGCATCCCCTGCACCACCGTCGAGGCGGTATCCGGAAACGCCAGCCCTACCATCCCGCTTGACGTCCTAAGAAAACACGGGTATGAGACTACAGAGGGGGACAaaaaggggttggaggggggggtgtttgaGAGTTTGTGCACGAAGTGGACGGTGCGGGAAGTAAAAGGGGGGGTGACGGAGGTGAaattggtggtgaggtttcAGTTTGCGAATCCAGCTGTCGGGCTCGCGGTTCGGGCCGTGGCGGATGAGATGGTGGGACGGATGATACGTGCTTTTGAGGGGAGGGCCAGGGAGGTTTGCGGACGAGGGGGAAGGCCACAGGTCGGGGGGTGTATAGGAGTGGCTACCTGGGGGGAGTAG
- the APL5 gene encoding AP-3 complex subunit delta (EggNog:ENOG503NWX4; BUSCO:EOG09260T4S; COG:U) — MFEKSLYDLIRGLRNHKGNEKEYIQNCLKECRSEIRSPDMDLKATALLKLIYLEMNGHDMSWASFHVLEVMSSQKYHQKRVGYLGAVQSFRPDTDVLMMATNLLKKDLASSHPTTITLPIVALPHLVTPSLALSLLGDLLPRLTHSHASIKKKTVVTLYRLALVYPEALRAAWPKIKERLMDKDEDPSVTAAIVNVVCELGWRRPQDFLPLAPRLFELLVDGGNNWMAIKLIKLFATLTPLEPRLVRKLLPPLTNLVKTTPAMSLLYECINGIIQGGILGDGEDFSAREEVASLCVSKLRGMVSINSDPNLKYVALLAFNRIVTTHPMLVAEQEDVILECIDSEDISIRIKALDLVQGMVSSDNLLSIVSRLMRQLKASSSALAQQQDGQEDLDDSSEDGSGRRAKSQEQTAPLPDDYTIDVIGRILGMCSQNNYANVIDFDWYIDVLTQLVRIAPPPSPRDLDSDSSSSPKSVDISERIGNELRNVAVKVKAVRPAAVRAAELIISRLSTDTVSSRPVITGALKPLAFVVGEYAFQLSSPDDTLRNMLGLVPRVDYPEVLATCLQSIPKLFAHVAGDDRALWTPERKSSLSLLMARVIHILEPFAQHPYLEVQERAVEFIELLRLTAEAASGQAPSTDEIQQDAPLLLTQAIPSLFTGWELNSVAPEAQYNVPIPSGLDLDEPIHPNLGSLLSQADSLMLPTQGDDEFEVYYNQRPAPTSIYSGPAIERLVDAPEEVGSSYQQSGEESYLDADIVARRKAERRERNKDDPFYIPDMSSSRTGTSTPIHNILQKENGPDLDIDAIPIMSLDLEKLSVSGPSRHQQSQHPRQARQKIVIEADETLGGGGGNSGVSTPGGAARPGYDSENNSDSFNLSKAAKKPKQKSLLQFNSSVLGGLSLTDEQRPDDGFAHERQQKEEAEMALAMKEVQRLRLEMQRANERIQVAQGVPSEGVAVVKKKKKTKTVVKADEGEEGVVKKKKKKVEGGGGEGVVTKKKKKKAARVVKLDEGDGPDGEGMGGE; from the exons AT GTTCGAGAAATCACTGTACGACCTCATTAGAGGTCTGCGCAATCACAAGGGAAACGAGAAGGAATACATTCAAAATTGTCTGAAAGAATGCCGGTCTGAAATAAGAAGCCCAGATATGG ACCTCAAGGCCACTGCCTTGCTCAAACTAATCTACCTCGAGATGAACGGCCACGACATGTCCTGGGCCTCCTTCCACGTACTGGAGGTTATGTCGTCGCAAAAATACCACCAGAAGCGAGTTGGATATCTGGGGGCTGTTCAGAGTTTCCGTCCCGATACCGATGTCCTGATGATGGCTACAAACTTGCTGAAGAAGGACCTCGCTTCTTCCCACCCGACGACAATAACACTTCCGATCGTTGCGCTGCCACATCTAGTAACCCCGTCATTAGCTCTCTCACTGCTAGGGGATTTGCTACCACGACTCACCCACTCCCACGCGTCCATAAAAAAGAAGACAGTGGTCACTCTTTACCGACTAGCACTGGTTTACCCCGAGGCGCTACGTGCAGCATGGCCCAAGATCAAAGAGCGGTTGATGGACAAGGACGAGGACCCGAGTGTGACGGCTGCTATTGTCAATGTGGTGTGTGAGctgggatggaggaggccgcAGGATTTCCTCCCGCTGGCACCGCGGCTGTTTGAATTGCTGGTGGATGGCGGGAATAACTGGATGGCCATCAAGCTCATCAAACTT TTTGCGACTTTGACTCCCCTCGAGCCTCGCCTGGTCCGAAAGCTGCTGCCGCCATTAACCAATCTCGTCAAAACTACACCTGCCATGTCTCTCCTGTATGAATGCATTAACGGTATCATTCAGGGTGGCATTTTGGGTGACGGTGAAGATTTCTCTGCCCGGGAAGAAGTTGCCTCACTATGCGTGTCCAAGCTCAGGGGCATGGTGTCAATCAACAGTGACCCGAACT TGAAGTATGTTGCTCTGCTGGCCTTCAACAGGATTGTCACCACTCATCCAATGCTTGTTGCTGAGCAGGAAGATGTTATCCTGGAATGCATTGACAGCGAGGATATCTCCATCAGAATCAAGGCACTTGACCTCGTGCAAGGGATGGTCAGCAGTGACAACCTGCTGTCCATTGTCAGCCGGCTAATGAGGCAACTCAAAGCCTCGTCGAGTGCTCTGGCACAGCAACAAGACGGACAAGAGGATCTGGACGACTCCAGTGAAGATGGTTCTGGACGGCGTGCCAAGTCACAAGAGCAAACGGCCCCTTTGCCAGACGACTACACCATCGACGTGATCGGTCGGATACTGGGCATGTGCTCTCAGAACAACTACGCTAACGTGATCGACTTTGACTGGTATATCGACGTCCTGACCCAGCTCGTCCGCATTGCTCCGCCTCCGAGCCCTCGGGATCTCGACTCGGACAGTTCTTCGTCACCTAAGTCAGTCGATATCTCGGAGAGGATTGGAAACGAACTCAGGAACGTGGCCGTTAAGGTCAAGGCTGTGAGGCCTGCTGCTGTGCGCGCTGCAGAGTTGATTATCTCGCGTCTCAGCACTGACACGGTTTCTTCACGGCCAGTGATCACTGGCGCCCTGAAGCCGTTGGCATTTGTGGTGGGAGAGTACGCTTTCCAGCTCTCGTCGCCTGACGATACGTTGAGGAACATGCTTGGTCTCGTGCCCCGAGTTGACTATCCTGAGGTGTTGGCAACATGCCTCCAGTCGATTCCCAAGCTTTTTGCCCATGTTGCTGGGGATGATCGGGCGTTGTGGACCCCCGAGAGAAAGTCATCACTATCGTTGTTGATGGCGCGGGTTATTCACATACTCGAGCCATTTGCGCAACATCCTTACCTCGAAGTCCAGGAACGAGCGGTCGAGTTTATTGAGCTTCTCAGACTCACCGCCGAAGCCGCGTCTGGACAAGCGCCATCCACAGACGAGATTCAGCAAGACGCACCTTTGCTTCTTACACAGGCCATTCCATCACTGTTCACGGGATGGGAGCTGAACTCGGTCGCACCGGAGGCGCAGTACAATGTCCCTATCCCATCAGGACTGGACCTTGACGAGCCCATTCATCCCAACCTGGGCAGCCTGCTTTCACAGGCAGACTCGCTGATGCTTCCTACAcagggtgatgatgagttTGAGGTGTATTACAACCAGCGCCCAGCGCCAACCAGCATCTACAGCGGCCCCGCCATCGAGAGGCTGGTTGATGCCCCAGAAGAAGTCGGCAGTTCCTACCAGCAATCAGGAGAGGAAAGTTACCTCGACGCGGACATTGTTGCGAGGAGaaaggcggagaggagggagcgTAACAAGGATGATCCATTTTACATTCCGGACATGTCATCAAGCCGCACGGGTACCTCGACACCAATTCACAACATtctccaaaaagaaaacggGCCGGATCTCGACATTGACGCCATCCCGATTATGTCACTTGATTTGGAGAAACTTTCCGTCTCGGGGCCGTCTAGGCATCAACAATCTCAACACCCGCGACAAGCCCGCCAGAAGATTGTCATTGAAGCGGACGAAAcgctcggtggtggtggtggcaatAGCGGTGTCTCTACTCCTGGGGGTGCTGCTCGTCCGGGCTATGACTCGGAGAATAACTCTGATAGTTTTAATCTCTCcaaggcggccaagaagccTAAGCAGAAGAGTCTGTTGCAGTTTAACTCTAGCGTGCTGGGCGGGTTGAGCTTGACGGATGAGCAGAGGCCGGACGATGGGTTTGCGCACGAGAGGcagcagaaggaggaggcggagatggCGCTGGCGATGAAGGAGGTGCaaaggttgaggttggagatGCAGAGGGCGAATGAGAGGATTCAGGTTGCGCAGGGGGTGCCGAGCGAGGGGGTGGCGGTcgtgaagaagaagaagaagaccaagacgGTTGTGAAGgcggatgagggggaggagggggtggtgaagaagaagaagaagaaggttgaggggggtggaggggagggggtggtgacgaagaagaagaagaagaaggcggcgagggtggtgaagttggatgagggggatggcccagatggggaggggatgggaggggagtAG
- a CDS encoding uncharacterized protein (COG:Z; EggNog:ENOG503Q4X4) → MSHAAPSTSSDSYYTDEDSYSQQSHEYSESLADDDDEEEEDDDDEDEWGGEYDDIDPSDSASTAHHEPYKRPISRNHSGTGRPHSGSRRHRLPPPQGRQSASYYQSPQAPPMSLDPSDEYGSTYGRPSYAHGPPPPNNVGAFYGNRGNQPPAGYAASHVGGFGASPYGAGQMVPYGDYSNPFAPMRGANGPPQNDYYNDPRALGPHGHQPGPGPQHYGHGMMAPYNPAGAAASMFYGAHQGYGGMPPHMQMHMYQAPPPPPTEVSPRPTTPAPAPPPKPAEPDPAMLKLQAELEAFKKAQKEKEEAEKQRALEEKIRQDAAEAYRRQMEETERQRKKAEEEAAAARRKAEEEAARQKMEHERQLALAKAEAEKATLERLEKERREAEQRRKEAEEERKRLEREARDKFEAEMRAAEERRRREAEAAALAEAEAKARVERAIREEQEKMAAKIKAEEEAKAAAAAKAAEEAKKLKELEEEAKKALERAIKEQEEKLAAAVKAEREKIEAAQKAEEEAKAAAAKKAAEEEAWKKKLEQEAQMKAELEAREKIEKERQAAEAAAAAAAAAKAAEEALKKRLMEEAKVKVEEAVKKMEKPPIRFKDAVGRKFSFPFHLCATWTGMEELIKQAFLNMEVIGPHVQEGHYDLIGPDGEIILPSVWERVIQPDWAVTMHMWPMEKHPLRMQHPGMPPPGMQMPGMPTGMGRPQPQGGHHGHGHRPSIGMPFRPPSRQTGGQGGPPPPPPPPGGMPWPPAGVAMGGIPMPGQGQRIRVPMPGPNGAVVVTADPPKVKKSKGAPTTVLGWMAGKPTKSSGKNITF, encoded by the exons ATGTC CCACGCTGCACCATCGACATCTTCAGATTCATACTATACTGACGAGGACTCGTACTCGCAACAAAGCCACGAGTACAGCGAATCGCTCgctgacgacgacgacgaagaggaagaggacgacgacgacgaagacgagtgGGGAGGAGAATACGACGACATTGACCCGTCGGATTCTGCATCCACCGCTCACCACGAGCCCTACAAGCGCCCCATTTCCCGAAACCACAGCGGCACCGGCAGACCGCACAGCGGCTCCCGACGTCACCggcttccaccaccccagggACGCCAGTCGGCAAGCTACTACCAGTCTCCCCAAGCGCCTCCAATGAGCCTGGACCCCTCGGACGAATACGGCTCGACGTATGGTCGCCCAAGCTATGCCCAcggcccaccaccgcccaacAACGTCGGCGCATTCTACGGAAACCGAGGTAACCAACCCCCAGCAGGGTATGCAGCAAGTCACGTAGGCGGTTTCGGCGCAAGTCCATACGGAGCCGGCCAAATGGTTCCCTACGGTGACTATTCGAATCCCTTCGCGCCCATGCGCGGCGCCAACGGACCCCCTCAAAATGATTACTACAACGATCCCCGCGCACTCGGCCCACATGGTCACCAGCCGGGTCCGGGTCCACAGCACTACGGACACGGCATGATGGCCCCCTACAACCCCGCCGGAGCGGCGGCCTCCATGTTTTACGGTGCTCACCAGGGCTATGGTGGCATGCCTCCACACATGCAGATGCACATGTATCAagcaccccctccaccgccaacagAAGTCAGCCCCAGACCGACGACACCCGCacccgcccctcctcccaagccGGCCGAGCCAGACCCGGCTATGCTCAAACTGCAAGCCGAACTGGAAGCCTTCAAGAAGgcccagaaagaaaaggaagaagcGGAAAAGCAAAGGGCACTGGAGGAAAAGATCCGCCAAGACGCCGCAGAGGCCTACCGCCGGCAGATGGAAGAGACTGAAcggcagaggaagaaggccgaggaggaagccgccgCGGCAAGGAgaaaggccgaggaggaggctgccagGCAAAAGATGGAACACGAAAGGCAGCTTGCTCTCGCCAAGGCCGAAGCTGAAAAGGCGACGCTGGAaaggttggagaaggagcgaagagaggccgagcagaggaggaaggaagccgaggaggagcgcaAGAGGCTTGAGCGGGAGGCACGCGACAAGTTTGAGGCCGAGATGAGAGCTGCTGAGGAGCGCAGAAGGCGCGAGGCggaggctgctgctcttgctgAGGCTGAAGCCAAGGCCCGTGTGGAAAGAGCCATCCgtgaggagcaggagaagatggcggccaagatcaaggctgaggaagaggccaaggctgctgctgctgcgaaggcggccgaggaggccaagaagctcaaggagctggaagaagaggcgaagaaggctcTGGAAAGGGCCAtcaaggagcaggaggagaagctcgcGGCTGCTGTCAAGGCGGAGCGCGAGAAGATTGAGGCTGCTcagaaggccgaggaggaggccaaagCCGCGGCGGCAaagaaggctgccgaggaggaggcctggaagaagaagctggagcaggagGCTCAGATGAAGGCAGAGCTGGAGGCGAGAGAGaagattgagaaggagaggcaggctgccgaggcggctgctgctgccgccgccgcggcaaaggccgccgaggaggcccTCAAGAAGAGgctgatggaggaggccaaggtgaaggttgaggaggctgtcaagaagatggagaagccGCCCATCAGGTTTAAGGATGCTGTCGGGCGCAAGTTTAGCTTCCCCTTTCACCTTTGCGCCACGTGGACGGGCATGGAGGAGTTGATCAAGCAGGCCTTCCTTAACATGGAGGTCATTGGCCCTCACGTGCAGGAAGGGCACTACGACTTGATTGGCCCCGACGGCGAAATCATCCTGCCTTCGGTCTGGGAGCGTGTCATCCAGCCCGACTGGGCCGTCACGATGCACATGTGGCCCATGGAGAAGCACCCCCTCCGCATGCAGCACCCGGGTATGCCGCCCCCGGGCATGCAAATGCCTGGCATGCCCACCGGAATGGGccgaccccaaccccaaggtGGACACCACGGACACGGGCACCGGCCCTCCATAGGGATGCCATTCCGGCCACCTTCCCGTCAGACCGGTGGACAAGGCggaccaccgccccctcctccgcctccgggCGGCATGCCATGGCCGCCTGCCGGTGTCGCCATGGGCGGCATACCGATGCCCGGTCAGGGACAACGTATCAGGGTTCCAATGCCCGGACCGAACGGCGCCGTTGTTGTGACGGCGGATCCGCCAAAGGTGAAGAAGTCCAAGGGTGCGCCGACGACGGTGCTGGGGTGGATGGCGGGCAAGCCGACGAAGAGCAGCGGGAAAAA tATAACATTTTGA